A section of the Streptococcus oriscaviae genome encodes:
- a CDS encoding S66 family peptidase — protein MKKLKKGDHIRVISPSLSIQAIGGFNANVSAKEKLEELGFDVSFSSNYFEHDLFDSASIASRVEDLHEAFADPSVDAILTTIGGVNCNELLPYLDYDLIAQNPKIFCGYSDTTALLNAIYAKTGMKTYMGPSYSSFKMEAGQDYQTEAWLKAVTQDSYELTPSSEWSSDAWYLPDAPRTFYPTEWKVYNPGQASGIAIGGNISTLNLLTGTEFAPKPDKYILFLEEAEDDDYLIIARHLTALLQAYPNPQAVVLGRFPKETKMTEEILLAILDKHPLLKTIPVLYDVDFAHTQPLFTITIGSQVSLDSHDMSLHFKTAKSSD, from the coding sequence ATGAAAAAACTAAAAAAAGGGGACCACATCCGTGTGATCAGCCCATCCCTATCTATCCAAGCTATCGGTGGTTTCAATGCCAATGTGAGCGCCAAAGAGAAATTAGAAGAACTTGGCTTTGACGTTTCCTTTTCCAGTAACTATTTCGAACATGACCTCTTTGATTCTGCCAGCATTGCCAGCCGGGTAGAAGACTTGCACGAGGCCTTTGCAGACCCGTCTGTTGATGCCATCCTAACAACGATTGGCGGTGTTAATTGCAACGAATTACTTCCTTATCTGGACTACGACCTCATCGCTCAAAACCCTAAGATTTTCTGTGGTTACTCGGATACGACAGCCCTGCTCAATGCCATCTATGCCAAAACGGGTATGAAAACTTATATGGGCCCATCCTATTCTAGTTTTAAGATGGAAGCCGGACAAGACTACCAAACTGAAGCCTGGCTCAAGGCTGTGACACAAGATTCCTATGAACTGACGCCTAGTTCAGAATGGTCTAGCGATGCTTGGTACCTACCCGACGCCCCTCGCACTTTCTACCCAACTGAGTGGAAGGTCTACAATCCGGGCCAGGCCTCTGGTATTGCTATAGGCGGAAACATCTCAACACTCAATCTGCTGACAGGGACGGAATTTGCTCCCAAACCGGACAAGTACATTCTGTTTTTGGAGGAGGCAGAAGACGACGATTATCTGATTATCGCTCGCCACTTGACTGCTCTCCTCCAAGCCTACCCAAATCCACAGGCTGTCGTCTTAGGGCGTTTTCCGAAGGAAACCAAGATGACCGAGGAAATCTTGCTGGCGATTTTGGACAAGCACCCCCTTCTCAAAACCATTCCTGTCCTCTATGATGTCGACTTTGCCCATACCCAGCCTCTTTTTACCATTACAATCGGCAGTCAGGTTAGCTTGGATAGCCATGACATGAGTCTCCACTTTAAGACAGCAAAAAGCTCGGACTAA
- the comGA gene encoding competence type IV pilus ATPase ComGA yields the protein MVQELAKSIIADAVDKYVTDLYLVPRAQSYELYERYDDERVFVGEYDEAEFAALISHFKFMAGMNVGEKRRSQQGSCDYDYGKGTISLRLSTVGDYRNKESLVIRFLYEGVHDLRYWFNALEEVSQEIKGRGLYLFSGPVGSGKTTLMYHLARLKFPKQQVLTIEDPVEIKQDDMLQLQLNEAIGATYDNLIKLSLRHRPDLLIIGEIRDQETARAVIRASLTGATVFSTVHAKSISGVYARLLELGIREEELKNALQGIAYQRLIKGRGIVDYANRDYQEHSNHKWNEQIDQLLADGHIDARQAQTEKIIDFRPA from the coding sequence ATGGTTCAAGAATTAGCAAAAAGTATCATCGCAGATGCGGTAGACAAATATGTGACAGACCTCTATCTGGTTCCTCGTGCCCAATCCTATGAGTTGTACGAGCGCTATGATGATGAGCGGGTCTTTGTCGGAGAATATGATGAAGCAGAATTTGCAGCCCTGATTAGCCATTTTAAGTTTATGGCGGGCATGAATGTCGGAGAAAAGCGCCGCAGTCAACAGGGCTCCTGCGATTACGATTATGGCAAGGGCACCATTTCCCTGCGACTCTCAACCGTGGGTGATTACCGCAATAAGGAAAGTTTGGTCATCCGCTTCTTGTATGAGGGCGTTCACGACCTCCGCTACTGGTTCAACGCCTTAGAGGAGGTTTCTCAAGAAATCAAGGGACGAGGGCTCTACCTTTTTTCGGGCCCAGTCGGCTCTGGCAAAACCACCCTCATGTATCACCTTGCCAGGCTGAAATTTCCCAAGCAACAAGTACTGACTATCGAGGATCCTGTGGAAATCAAGCAGGACGATATGCTCCAGCTCCAGCTCAATGAAGCCATTGGGGCAACCTATGACAATTTGATCAAGCTATCCCTGCGGCACCGGCCTGACCTGCTCATTATCGGGGAAATCCGTGACCAAGAGACCGCAAGGGCGGTCATTCGGGCTAGCCTGACGGGGGCCACGGTCTTCTCAACCGTCCACGCCAAGTCCATCTCAGGGGTCTATGCCCGCCTCTTGGAGCTGGGTATTCGTGAGGAAGAGCTGAAAAATGCCCTCCAAGGCATTGCCTACCAGCGATTGATTAAGGGAAGGGGGATTGTCGATTATGCAAACAGGGACTACCAAGAGCACTCCAACCACAAGTGGAATGAGCAGATTGATCAGCTTCTTGCAGACGGACATATCGATGCTCGGCAGGCGCAGACCGAAAAAATTATCGATTTTAGGCCAGCGTAA
- a CDS encoding DUF1033 family protein yields MYRVVKLYGDCEPWWFLDASWEEDVIASQVFQNYDEALSYYQKEWVLLSERLPEKRSKNGLMTTFWNPKDLHWCEECDEYLQYYHSLMLIECGESLPPAFRKKSAGKRVRPCQFKQKQA; encoded by the coding sequence ATGTATCGAGTAGTAAAATTATATGGCGACTGTGAACCATGGTGGTTCTTGGATGCTAGCTGGGAAGAAGATGTGATAGCGAGTCAAGTGTTCCAGAACTACGATGAAGCTCTTAGTTATTATCAAAAAGAATGGGTGCTTCTATCCGAACGTCTTCCTGAAAAGCGAAGTAAAAATGGCCTGATGACCACTTTTTGGAACCCCAAGGATCTTCACTGGTGTGAAGAGTGCGACGAGTATCTGCAATACTATCATTCGTTGATGCTGATAGAGTGTGGAGAAAGTCTACCTCCTGCCTTCCGGAAGAAATCGGCAGGTAAACGGGTTAGGCCATGCCAGTTCAAGCAAAAACAAGCATAA
- the comGB gene encoding competence type IV pilus assembly protein ComGB, with translation MSRLISFLQTDISMLGRRRPKKLSILGQRKVIQLFNNLFASGFHLAEIVDFLQRSQLLAESYISLLRQGLTAGKAFSDLLSDLSFSDTVVTQVSLAEIHGNTALSLQHIEDYLAKMAQVRKKLIEVATYPIILLAFLMTIMLGLKNYLLPQLEEGNLATTLVNHFPQLFLGGLLLMACLSLLGLIWVRKTSKIKVVRVLSRLPFLGNFVKIYLTAYYAREWGSLIGQGLELGQIVTIMQEQPSALFQEIGRDLGQTLTRGQSFCDQILSYPFFRRELSLIIEYGQVKSKLGAELSLYADECWEEFFSKINRAMQLIQPLVFLFVALMIVLIYAAMLLPIYQNMEI, from the coding sequence ATGAGCAGATTGATCAGCTTCTTGCAGACGGACATATCGATGCTCGGCAGGCGCAGACCGAAAAAATTATCGATTTTAGGCCAGCGTAAGGTCATCCAGCTCTTTAACAACCTCTTTGCCAGCGGCTTCCATCTCGCAGAAATTGTTGATTTCCTCCAGCGCAGCCAGCTCTTGGCAGAAAGTTACATTTCCCTTTTGCGGCAAGGCCTGACGGCCGGCAAAGCTTTTTCGGACCTGCTATCGGATTTATCCTTTTCGGATACGGTGGTGACTCAGGTCTCTCTAGCCGAAATTCACGGCAACACAGCCCTCAGTTTACAGCATATCGAGGATTATCTGGCCAAGATGGCCCAGGTCCGCAAGAAATTGATTGAGGTGGCTACCTATCCCATCATCCTGCTGGCTTTTCTCATGACCATTATGCTGGGCTTGAAAAACTACCTCCTGCCCCAGTTGGAGGAGGGCAATCTCGCCACCACTCTAGTCAACCATTTTCCACAGCTTTTCCTAGGGGGCCTCTTGCTCATGGCCTGTCTCAGCTTGCTGGGTCTGATCTGGGTGCGTAAAACCAGCAAAATCAAGGTGGTCCGTGTCCTATCCAGGCTGCCCTTCCTTGGGAACTTTGTCAAGATTTATCTGACAGCCTATTATGCGCGTGAGTGGGGAAGTTTGATTGGTCAGGGCTTGGAGCTGGGGCAGATTGTGACCATCATGCAGGAGCAACCATCCGCTCTCTTTCAGGAAATTGGCCGGGACTTGGGCCAGACCTTGACCAGGGGGCAAAGTTTTTGCGACCAGATTTTAAGCTATCCCTTCTTTCGCAGGGAGCTCAGCCTCATCATCGAATACGGCCAGGTCAAGTCCAAGCTGGGGGCGGAGTTGTCCCTCTATGCGGACGAGTGCTGGGAGGAATTTTTCAGCAAAATCAACCGCGCCATGCAGCTGATTCAGCCTCTGGTTTTCCTCTTTGTGGCTCTGATGATTGTCTTGATTTACGCAGCCATGTTGCTGCCGATTTACCAAAATATGGAGATTTAA
- the rpoC gene encoding DNA-directed RNA polymerase subunit beta' yields MVDVNRFKSMQITLASPNKVRSWSYGEVKKPETINYRTLKPERDGLFDEVIFGPTKDWECSCGKYKRIRYKGIVCDRCGVEVTRAKVRRERMGHIELKAPISHIWYFKGIPSRMGLTLDMSPRALEEVIYFAAYVVIDPKDTPLEHKSIMTEREYRERLREYGHGSFVAKMGAEAIQDLLKQVDLPTEIAALKEELKTATGQKRIKAVRRLDVLDAFQKSGNKPEWMILNILPVIPPDLRPMVQLDGGRFAASDLNELYRRVINRNNRLARLLELNAPGIIVQNEKRMLQEAVDALIDNGRRGRPITGPGSRPLKSLSHMLKGKQGRFRQNLLGKRVDFSGRSVIAVGPTLKMYQCGVPREMAIELFKPFVMREIVAREIAGNMKAAKRLIERGDDRIWDILEEVIKEHPVLLNRAPTLHRLGIQAFEPVLIDGKALRLHPLVCEAYNADFDGDQMAIHVPLSEEAQAEARILMLAAEHILNPKDGKPVVTPSQDMVLGNYYLTMEDAGREGEGMVFKDADEAVMAYRNGYVHLHTRVGIATDSLDKPWKDNQKHKIMMTTVGKILFNAIMPEGLPYLQEPNNANLTDGTPDKYFLEPGSDIKAAIVALPLNQPFKKKNLGNIIAEIFKRFRTTETSALLDRLKDLGYYHSTLAGLTVGIADIPVIDNKAEIIEESHERVEQIKKQFRRGMITEDERYAAVTDEWRSAKEKLEKRLVEKQDPKNPIVMMMDSGARGNISNFSQLAGMRGLMSAPNGRIMELPILSNFREGLSVLEMFFSTHGARKGMTDTALKTADSGYLTRRLVDVAQDVIIREDDCGTDRGLDITSITDGKEMIEPLEERLQGRYTKKTVKHPETGAVIIGPNQLITEDIAREIVNAGVKQVTIRSVFTCNTRHGVCRHCYGINLATGDAVEVGEAVGTIAAQSIGEPGTQLTMRTFHTGGVASNSDITQGLPRVQEIFEARNPKGEAVITEVKGEVTAIKEDAATRTKKVFVKGKTGEGEYVVPFTARMKVDVGDQVARGAALTEGSIQPKRLLEVRDVLSVETYLLSEVQKVYRSQGVEIGDKHIEVMVRQMLRKVRVMDPGDTDLLMGTLMDITDFTDANAEVVIAGGIPATARPVLMGITKASLETNSFLSAASFQETTRVLTDAAIRGKKDHLLGLKENVIIGKIIPAGTGMARYRNLEPQAVNEVEIIEDIVAEEVAEELVTD; encoded by the coding sequence GTGGTTGACGTAAATCGTTTTAAAAGTATGCAAATCACGTTAGCTTCACCGAACAAGGTCCGTTCATGGTCCTATGGTGAAGTTAAAAAACCTGAAACAATCAACTATCGGACACTCAAGCCAGAGCGCGACGGACTCTTTGATGAAGTCATCTTTGGTCCAACCAAGGACTGGGAGTGTTCATGTGGGAAGTACAAACGGATTCGCTATAAGGGAATTGTTTGTGACCGCTGTGGTGTAGAAGTGACTCGGGCTAAAGTTCGCCGTGAGCGGATGGGTCACATCGAGTTGAAGGCACCTATTTCACATATCTGGTATTTCAAAGGGATTCCAAGCCGCATGGGCTTGACCTTGGATATGAGCCCACGGGCGCTTGAGGAAGTCATCTACTTCGCTGCCTATGTGGTCATTGATCCAAAGGATACTCCGCTTGAGCACAAGTCTATTATGACAGAGCGTGAATATCGTGAGCGCCTGCGCGAGTATGGCCATGGTTCTTTTGTCGCTAAGATGGGGGCAGAAGCTATCCAAGACTTGCTCAAACAAGTGGATCTTCCAACTGAAATCGCAGCTCTCAAGGAAGAGTTGAAGACTGCAACTGGTCAAAAACGGATCAAGGCAGTTCGCCGTCTGGATGTCTTGGACGCCTTCCAAAAATCAGGCAACAAGCCAGAATGGATGATTCTCAATATCCTACCTGTTATTCCACCGGATTTGCGTCCGATGGTCCAGTTGGATGGTGGCCGCTTTGCTGCCTCTGACCTGAATGAACTCTACCGCCGTGTTATCAACCGGAACAACCGTTTGGCCCGCCTCTTGGAACTCAATGCGCCAGGCATCATCGTGCAAAACGAAAAACGGATGCTCCAAGAAGCGGTGGATGCTTTGATTGATAACGGTCGCCGTGGTCGTCCAATCACAGGACCAGGTAGCCGTCCCCTTAAATCCCTCAGCCACATGCTGAAAGGGAAGCAGGGGCGTTTCCGCCAAAACTTGCTCGGTAAGCGTGTTGACTTCTCAGGTCGTTCCGTTATCGCCGTTGGTCCAACTCTCAAGATGTACCAATGTGGTGTGCCACGTGAAATGGCCATCGAGCTCTTCAAACCCTTTGTCATGCGCGAAATCGTTGCCCGCGAAATCGCTGGTAACATGAAAGCTGCCAAACGCTTGATTGAGCGTGGCGACGACCGTATTTGGGATATTCTAGAAGAAGTCATCAAAGAACACCCTGTGCTCCTCAACCGCGCACCGACCCTCCACCGTTTGGGTATTCAGGCCTTTGAACCAGTCCTGATTGATGGTAAGGCTCTTCGCCTCCACCCATTGGTCTGTGAAGCCTACAACGCCGACTTTGACGGTGACCAGATGGCGATTCACGTTCCATTGTCAGAAGAAGCGCAGGCAGAAGCTCGTATCCTCATGCTGGCTGCTGAGCACATCCTTAACCCGAAAGATGGTAAACCAGTTGTAACCCCATCTCAGGATATGGTCTTGGGGAACTACTACTTGACCATGGAAGATGCCGGCCGTGAAGGCGAAGGCATGGTCTTCAAGGATGCGGATGAGGCTGTCATGGCTTACCGCAATGGCTATGTTCACTTGCATACCCGTGTTGGTATCGCAACGGACAGTCTTGACAAACCTTGGAAGGACAATCAAAAGCACAAGATTATGATGACCACTGTCGGAAAAATCTTGTTCAACGCGATTATGCCAGAAGGGCTTCCTTACTTGCAAGAGCCAAACAATGCCAACTTGACAGATGGAACGCCAGACAAATACTTCTTGGAACCAGGTTCAGACATCAAGGCTGCCATTGTAGCATTGCCACTCAACCAACCGTTCAAGAAGAAAAATCTTGGAAACATCATCGCTGAAATCTTCAAGCGTTTCCGTACAACAGAAACCTCAGCCCTGCTTGACCGTCTTAAAGACCTGGGTTACTATCACTCCACCCTTGCTGGTTTGACAGTGGGGATTGCCGATATCCCAGTTATCGACAACAAGGCAGAAATCATTGAAGAATCTCATGAACGTGTAGAGCAAATCAAGAAACAATTCCGCCGCGGTATGATCACAGAAGATGAGCGTTATGCAGCGGTGACTGACGAATGGCGTTCTGCCAAGGAAAAATTGGAAAAACGCCTGGTTGAAAAACAGGATCCGAAGAACCCAATCGTTATGATGATGGACTCTGGTGCCCGTGGTAACATATCCAACTTCTCCCAGTTGGCCGGTATGCGTGGACTCATGTCTGCTCCGAACGGACGAATCATGGAATTGCCAATCCTGTCTAACTTCCGCGAAGGTCTCTCCGTACTCGAGATGTTCTTCTCTACTCACGGTGCCCGTAAGGGTATGACGGATACGGCCTTGAAGACGGCCGACTCAGGTTACTTGACTCGTCGTTTGGTTGACGTGGCCCAAGATGTCATTATTCGTGAGGACGACTGTGGTACTGACCGTGGTTTGGACATCACCTCTATCACCGATGGCAAAGAGATGATCGAGCCATTGGAAGAGCGTCTGCAAGGTCGTTACACCAAGAAGACCGTTAAGCATCCTGAAACTGGTGCGGTTATCATCGGTCCAAATCAGCTGATTACCGAAGATATTGCTCGTGAAATTGTCAACGCTGGTGTGAAACAAGTAACCATCCGTAGCGTATTTACATGTAACACTCGTCACGGTGTCTGCCGTCACTGTTACGGTATCAACTTGGCAACAGGTGATGCGGTTGAAGTGGGTGAAGCAGTCGGTACAATCGCTGCCCAATCCATCGGTGAGCCTGGTACCCAGCTGACCATGCGTACCTTCCACACGGGTGGTGTAGCCTCAAACAGCGACATCACTCAGGGTCTTCCTCGTGTCCAAGAAATCTTTGAAGCCCGTAATCCGAAAGGGGAAGCGGTCATCACAGAGGTCAAGGGTGAAGTCACAGCTATCAAAGAAGATGCAGCAACCCGCACCAAGAAAGTCTTTGTCAAAGGCAAGACTGGTGAAGGCGAATATGTGGTGCCATTTACAGCCCGCATGAAGGTTGATGTTGGTGACCAAGTGGCGCGTGGAGCAGCCCTGACAGAGGGGTCTATCCAGCCAAAACGCCTGCTTGAAGTACGCGACGTCTTGTCTGTGGAAACCTACCTTCTTTCTGAAGTGCAAAAGGTTTACCGTAGCCAAGGGGTAGAAATCGGCGACAAGCACATCGAGGTAATGGTGCGTCAAATGCTTCGTAAAGTTCGTGTCATGGATCCAGGAGATACAGACCTTCTTATGGGAACTCTTATGGACATCACTGACTTTACAGATGCCAATGCTGAAGTGGTTATCGCAGGAGGAATTCCAGCAACTGCTCGTCCAGTCCTCATGGGTATCACCAAGGCTTCCCTTGAAACCAACTCCTTCTTGTCAGCAGCTTCCTTCCAGGAAACAACTCGCGTCTTGACGGATGCAGCTATCCGTGGTAAGAAAGATCACCTTCTCGGTCTCAAAGAGAATGTCATCATCGGTAAGATCATCCCAGCCGGTACTGGTATGGCTCGCTACCGCAACCTTGAACCACAGGCTGTCAATGAAGTCGAAATTATCGAAGACATTGTAGCAGAAGAAGTTGCAGAAGAATTGGTAACGGACTAA